In the Populus nigra chromosome 2, ddPopNigr1.1, whole genome shotgun sequence genome, aaaactctcaattctaaaattattaaattatgacATGTAATGATAGAAATaactattatcataattttaaaacctgaatTTTAGTTAACCCGGAtcacatgtgtgtgtgtgtgtgaattcATTAATTCAAAAGATTATGCAATTTCAATTATTAATAGATCTACTAAAATTTCGATGGAATTTCCTCTGTAATTAAACCGTACCAAGTTATCAACAACTTCAAATACACAGCAAATCAACATCACAATCATGTCCGACCATCTTGGACTTCATTACACATAAACACAACTCAAAGCTACAATAtatgtaaaattaaatgatgtataaataaatcaaacaccTAAAATGGAATAATCATTAGAAATTCATCTAATAATCATAGTTCCAATATTCTTCATAAAAGTAACTAGAACAATCCAAGTTATTAATATGTATAATTCTTACATGTCTAAAAGAAGTCGTAAACATGTAATAACCTAGCTAGAGTTAATCAAAAGTATTATAACTTCTAGGGATTAGTATTATTTACATGTCCAAGTACATTACAAAGGGACTACTAATTACATGTTCattaattcaagttttaaatATCTATCATTTTACATGCGgctataaaaaacttgaaattgatTTATCACACATTATAAATATAACTATATCATGAAACatacaatcaataaaataattttaaaaattcaatcttaattcatcattttcaatcctttttttttatgattttatcaaaacatCATAATAAATCATATGTCCTAGTTATCATCAACCTAATCACACTAGACCATTCTTGGCATGATCTTTTATTTCCAAGTGTTTAGCTTCATTGCCTATTATTTGGCTCTGGCCCCATCACCAGGTAACTAGTTTTCTCTTACTCGTTTCCAAGCACTAGTTCTGTTACTGAATAATTGATTCTTCCGCCTATTACTGGTTATTAGTCTCATTACCAGGAAGCTAGTCCTTTTACCCATTACTAGGCACTAGTCACATTACTAAGAAGTTAGTTCCTCCACTTATTGTCGGGTACTAGTCTTATTATCGGGAAGTTAGTTCAAATCACATCAATACTAGTTTAGAAAACAAGGCACGTTAAATGAAATTACAATCATTTGTCTTAATACTAGAGTATCAAGGTGGTATGTACTTACATGTTGTTTGTGCTCTAGATATACTTCCATGTTGTTATACAATACATCTTTTGTATTAACAAGTATACCATATCACTTTTCATCCAATGCTCATTCTATATAGTATCATCtaagttgatttattttaacttaGTTCTCATTTACAATTTaacttatattaaaatttcatttaaacttTTCATTCAATCTACATTTTCGATCTAATTAACAGTTGAAACTTCTTATAATtcatacacatatatatactctaGTATACTCAAGTTTCATTCTTATAACTTCTACCATTCAAGTCTTACTTTAAGAACATTGTTCCTTATTTTAATCCTAACCAAAGTTATAGAATTCAGTTTTGGATGTAGCTTATTTCTTTCGGAAGCTAAGGTACAAGCCTACAAGTTTACATATGAGAAGAAAACGCAGTTATGCCATTAACGCACCCAAAACTACCCATTATAGTCACCTATTAAATCGGTTTAGCAACATTCAATTCAACCTCTTCTCAATTTTTAACCTATTTCTAAAGTTttataactcaatattaaaaaaaaaagtatgtccCGTTTAAAAGTTAACATCCCTAgttacaactttcatgaagagatTTATCCAAAATTTTATCATATTCAAGTTATAATCTCCTCTATAAAATAGGTAATGAGACTGCCTAGATTTCAAACTACGGATTTAACAAGTCAAtaagtattttcttttatcctctCACCGTTTTAAATAAACATTGCCATTCCATATATCTTACAACACCACTAAAACATTATCTTAAAAACCAACTAATCCAATTTACATCTTACTTGATATAGCCAAAACTCTTCCAAGTAAAAACTTACTTGTTATACCAATTCACATATAAGTAAACCACATATAAGTAAACTTCTCACTTGTCCAAAAtacttaaaaggataaaatgcataattaattaaatgaattaagttcaaacccttttttttcttaaccttgGCTGAAACTTTCATCAAGAGAATACATgttctctttcaattttctcaattatttctctcttattttctcGTATTATAGTCCACATAACTCAATCTTAAAGAAAATCATATTTTCCTTAATTTCATTACAAACCCCAACGTAAAATTCTTTAATCTATCTAATAATCATCACAATTCAGCTTAAGTTTGCATAGTTGAATTCTAGATACCTTACTTGCTAATATTCTAAGCTTTAAATGTCAACTAGTCAAAATTTCCAagcctttccttttttttcttgccaaactatgacttcttttttttctcattcaatttCTTTCCCAAGTCTCTTTTAGTGGGTGTTTATGTGTTTATTCCACTAAATCCTCATTAAAACTAGTATATCACATGAATTTTTAAGAGAAACTGAAGGATTTAGCATGAACTCTCTAAAACtctattttctttcattctccCTTCCAGTCAGCCATATatatgtgcgcgcgcgcgcatatatatatatcaacaattTCATTAATTCCCACCATGTCCTCACTTTGTACCTTTTTAATTGTTGAGTAATATTTTTCTCCGGTCCGAACACATTTTAATATTGACTTTTAGTTGActgaactattttttttcaatttacatcCCAATACCTTTCTTTCCTCACCttattttcatttaagttttatttgtatttatgtgttttttaatttctagccattttttgtattctatttttaaaaaactgataCACAAACAATTTATTCTTGATCTCGAAATCAAACAACATCTCTTTCATTCAAATATtcaatttacttatttttacataatttgtttttaatttcctcATTCATTTCATAAGATTTCTAATTTAAATCGGGGTTCACATCATATGTCGAAAGAGTCAACCCATGTCCatataagtataaaaataattattatcatagttttaaaacctgacttgaGGGTCAACCGAGGCAAGGTCAGAGTGACAAGACAGGAGGGTTAACCTTGGTTAACCTAAGTTGACGTAtggataaaaacaattatcatcaaagttttaaaatctaactcGGGACTCAACCAGAGACAAAGTTCAGGTCACGGGGTTAGGAGGGTCATCCCGATTGATctaacaaaatttataaataatcaaaacaaccttgttttgatcaatttatttttcaaaaaagtctATGGGTTTTGACCATGTTTTCTATCCAGATGGACCCGGGTGTTTGACAGAGTTAAGTCGAgtcaatcctttttttatttttttctgaaacttaGATCAATCCAAGCACCGGTTTTGGGTCAACTTGTTAGGCTAgccttgattttataattatttttattataatattattaatttcaatattcaatacaaactaaagaaaaaaataatatctaattattttttaaaatatataagtttgataataatacatattaaaagtaaaatatgtttttaaaaatattttatcatattttgtcTACCATAACTAAATAGGATAGagaaagaattaatttattttgtaaatcattatcaaacacaattttattttcatatttatttttgtttattttatagcaaccaaatgctaaaaaaaaggaCATTAGCAAATTATCTAAGCAATGTTTGAAATTGCAtttcaaatgatattttatgaaaatttaaatttttttatttaaaattattttatatatatatatatttaaattattttgctgtaataatttcaaaagtaatttttaaaaattaaaaaaatatttttttaaaatatttttaaataaaaaataatttaaaataaaacaacagcTAGAATGCTAATTACCCGGCGGGTGAGGCCGGAGCAAAGCAAGGCAGACAGGCAGGCTGGTAAGGAATTCCCAAAACAATCAATCCGATCCCCTTCGCCtcagaaaaacacaaaaatcatgGCATCTTTGGCGTCAACGGCGCTGCCCAAAATCCTACCTTCTTGTCCGAAAATCCCATCAATCATTTCGCGTCCATGCCCACCCCAATCCTTAACCACTAAGCAACGCATACCACTTGTTGGAATTGGAAGAAGGATCTTCCAAAAAACTGCCATAAAAGCGACAGCGCCCACTGGTTCCTCATCTCCAGGACTGCACTCGGCCCAGCAATTCGAGCTCAACCCTCAAAACGTAGACCTTGTTCTAGAGGAGGTTCGGCCTTACTTGATTTCTGATGGTGGAAACGTCGATGTTGTGTCTGTTGAAGATGGTGTTATCACTCTCAAGCTCCAAGGTCATTTCTTCTTCACTCGAATCCAATTTTTCttgacttttatatatatatatagatacatacatacatgatgGGTTTGCTTACCCAATTTGAATGAATAACAGGAGCATGTGGGAACTGTGCTAGCTCAGAAACCACCATGAAAATGGGAATTGAAAGAgttcttaaagaaaaatttggagATGCTGTTCAAGATATTCGCCAATTATCTTTCGAAGAACCAAAGGAGACAACCGTGGAGGCAAGTCCCATCTTGCAATaccctttctttatttttagttttttgtgttGAATTTGTTTGGTTATTGTAATAGTAATTTAATTCTGGCTGTTGTGGAAATGTAGGCAGTAAATGATCATCTGGATATACTGAGACCAGCTATTAAAAACTTTGGGGGGAGCGTGGAGGTGCTATCTGTTGAGAATGGGGGATGCCGTGTTGAGTACACGGGACCTGAGTCTATTGGTTCAGGAATCAAAGCAGCCATCAAGGAGAAGTTTCCAGACATTGTGGATGTTGTTTTTGTTGGCTAGATCCGCAAGGATCTATATCAGAAATCCAGTTTGCTGACTCACCATGTAGAAATACATGGAAGACTGCTGCACTTAATCTATAGTTAAGCTTAGATGCAGCCCTTGTCTCTTGTAAAACAccccccccctcccctctcTTTTTCCATGTCTTCTATTATCCTTATCAGCGAATAAAAGCAGAGCTACTGTTCCTGGACCTTCTCTGGCGTGCCAGGATAGTTCAAAAAACAACCATCAAAATTTCAAACTGAgctaaaaaatgaatataaattacTGCTGGACATGGCTAACCTGCTTGTATTCCTTCTTCTGTTCATCTAACATTCGCCATATGTTgatcttttatttcattatgcACTATTGATTAAGTTCAAATTTGTGGCTCCCTGTGTTTGTAAATGATGCATGGTTTTCTACTAAGTGTTAGTATTTGTTTTATCCCTCTATTTCCCTTTGCTAAATATTTCCACTTGCTAGACTcgtttttcttttgatatactTGCAGAAGCGTCCTCTCGATACATCAACATGTCTTCTctctaaaagagaaaaataaaataaaaattgtgctCTGAAACTGCTCATCTCATTTAGCGTTTCTTGTTATTTCATAAACACTTTCAGTGCGTAGCAGATTCCCTTTGTTCTTGAGTCGGTTTTCTCAATTCTAGTTGAAATGGCCCCTGAGAAGACTTGCCAGGGGAAGTTATAAGAATTGCCTGACCAGAAATGGCCTGTAAACAAAGTAGCAAGTGGCTGTCCAAGTGATCAATCCCAGCATGCAAAGAACATTTACCTGTTTTCTTAAGCAATTGCAGGTTTTAGCTATTAATGGTATAGTCTAGTACCGTAAGAATTACCTGAACAAGGACGTCTATTGCTATGTTTGCTTGCGGGCAATACCAAAGGTGGAAGAACCTGAAAATTGGTACCAATCAGATCAATCAACACTTATCCACATGCCTTCAATTTATGGATAGGATTACGGGATTATCTAcgttttcaaatatttaatttttttagaaattaaatacaaaataaagtgAAGCTAATGCATATCTTGGACTGGAtgggttttaaattttaactagtACTTACAAAGTTTGAACTCTAAATTTGATGTTTGTAATTATTTTGAGtgtcaagaaattaaattttaaatt is a window encoding:
- the LOC133681734 gene encoding nifU-like protein 1, chloroplastic, encoding MASLASTALPKILPSCPKIPSIISRPCPPQSLTTKQRIPLVGIGRRIFQKTAIKATAPTGSSSPGLHSAQQFELNPQNVDLVLEEVRPYLISDGGNVDVVSVEDGVITLKLQGACGNCASSETTMKMGIERVLKEKFGDAVQDIRQLSFEEPKETTVEAINDHLDILRPAIKNFGGSVEVLSVENGGCRVEYTGPESIGSGIKAAIKEKFPDIVDVVFVG